In one Melopsittacus undulatus isolate bMelUnd1 chromosome 4, bMelUnd1.mat.Z, whole genome shotgun sequence genomic region, the following are encoded:
- the INS gene encoding insulin, with protein MALWILSLPLLALLALSGPGTSHAAATQHLCGSHLVEALYLVCGERGFFYSPKARRDVEQPLVSGPLHGEVGELPFRPEEFQKVKRGIVEQCCHNTCSLYQLENYCN; from the exons ATGGCTCTCTGGATCTTATCACTGCCTCTCCTGGCCCTTCTTGCCCTTTCTGGCCCAGGGACCAGCCATGCAGCTGCCACCCAGCACCTCTGCGGCTCCCACTTGGTGGAGGCTCTCTACCTGGTGTGTGGAGAGAGGGGTTTCTTCTACTCCCCCAAAGCCCGACGGGATGTTGAGCAGCCTCTAG TGAGTGGTCCCTTGCACGGTGAAGTAGGAGAGCTGCCCTTCCGGCCGGAGGAGTTTCAGAAAGTGAAGCGAGGAATTGTTGAGCAATGCTGCCACAACACCTGCTCTCTCTACCAACTGGAAAACTACTGCAACTAG